The Edaphobacter flagellatus sequence TATCGAAACGGCGCGCGCTGCCCAACTGCCATGGATCGCATACATGAAATCAGCCACAATCGCAGTGGAATGCTGCGCACTTCTCCAGGGCAGCACGCCAAGGACGGCAATATTCATCGCCATATAGAGAACGCCTACCACCACGATGGAGAGCAGCACGGCGCGAGGAATATTGCGCCGCGGATCTTTAATCTCGCCGCCAATCAGGCACACGTTGTTGTAACCGCCATAATCGTAGATCGCGATCAGAACAGCGGAGCCGAGGCCGAGCCAGAAAGCATGTGAAGGATGAAATGCTGCCGGAGGAAAATCGAAGGCCAGCGATGGATGAAAATGCGTAGCGCCACTCACAATGATCCAACCGCATGTCCCCACTACAGCCACCATCACGATGACCGACAAGGTTCCGATGGAATGAATCGAGCGATAGAGCACCCCGAGATTCAGAAGGCACAATGCCATCGCAACCAGTTTGAGCTGCAGATGTGTAAATGAATGAAAGACGCCTGAGTATTCGGCAAATCCTACCGCGCCAGAAGCAATCGAGATCGGCCCAATGAGCAAAGACTGCCACAAAAATAAAAATGAGATCAGGCGTCCTGCACCATGTGGATTAAACGCCTGCAGCAGATAGTGGTAAGAGCCTCCGGAATCGGGCATTTGCGATCCAAGTTCGGCCCAGACCATACCGTCACATAGTGCCAGCACGGCTCCAAGCATCCATCCCAGCATGGCCTGAGGCCCACCCATTGCAGCAATCGCCAATGGAATGGTGAGAAAGGGACCAACGCCCACCATGTTAAGCAGGTTGGCGGCAAGCGCTCCCCACAGGCCCATGCCACGTTCGAGATGTTCAACCTGCACTGCCTGATTCGCCATAAGCGCTGCTAGTGAATCTCCGGGTTCTTTGGAAGGCTCAACATATTCGCGAAGAGCCGGAACGCTCCCGGCACTCCCAGTGGAAGTTCACGATAGAAGGCATAGGCGTTGTAGATGTACACGCCCTTCCCATAGCGTGCGTAGACCAGTCCACCCTTCTGCTCCGGCTGGCCGGCATCGTGTGTCTCCAGCAATGGAGAGTAGTGGCTGTCCCACGATTGGAGAAATTTCGACCCGCGCTCTTCGATCCAGCCATCAAAATCTTTTTCCGTAATTTTGTTTGGCCAGTTGAATACAGGATTGCGAGGATCAAGAATCTTCACAACAGACTTCTCGTCTGTTACCTCTTCAGGATCGCCCGTCATCGCATAAGGATAGGGCCCGTAGTTATGGTCATACTCAGGCGTGTTGTATTGGACGATCACAACACCGCCCTTCTCAACGTACTGGAGAAGTCGGGCATTGTTCGCAATCAGATCAGGACGCACTGCATATGCACGTACCCCTAGGACGATCGCATCGTATTTCTGAAGATCTCCGCCAGCCAGATCCTGGGCAGAGAGATAGCTGACGTGGACGCCTATCTGCTCCAGCGCGGCGGGAACATCATCCCCGCTTCCTTCGATGTACGCAATATGCTCATCCTGCGCCATCTTGACGTCTGTCCCGATCGCTGCATACTGTGCAGGCGAGTAGAGGAAGTAAGGCCGCAGTCCAAGATAGCCAGTTGTTATGTAACCTTCTCTGTAATCCTTACCATCCAGCGAAGCTACCGCTGTAACGGTATACTTCGCGCCCTCGGTAACATTTGGCGAGACAGCAAATGATACCGACTGTTCTTCACCTTCCTGCGCAAAGTGGATAGGAATGGTCTTCGGCTCAACGCTCCAGCCAGATGGCACATCCAACCTTACAGAAGGATTTGCTGCTCCCTTAACGTTGTTATGGACGCGCACGGTGATCGTAGTTGCTTTGCTGCCCAGAGGCACAACGCCTGCCGATGGCGACAGAGAGACCGCTAGCGCAGGGCCAACAGGCATAGGATAGCGAAGAAGTCCTGGGCCATTGACGCGGCTTACGACCTGCACCACACTTGCAAGGTTTATCGTGGCTCCTTCATAGTCGAGCTGAGCTTCGGCCTGTAGCGGGTACGGAGAGAGCGGTTTGTTGCGAGGAGCACCAGGTGCTATCTCATAAAACGCATTCTGCAATCCATCGCGCGTGAAGTAGGGCCGTGTGAATGGCTCGTCCTCGGGCACTTTCACCGAGTAGATCGTCTCTATCGCTTCTCCAGCTTTTGCCTGCGACGGCGTCGATACACCACCTGTTACGTTCCAATCTTTGCCTGAAGTCCCCACCACCTTGAGGCTCTTAACTGCAAGGGAAGGTACTGCGGACTGATACAGGTGAATCTTTACCGGAAATGAGAGACCGGGCGTGGCCATCTGGAACGTCGTCGCAGCTCCGCGAAACATGGCCATCATCGGATCATCTTTACCAGCCTGCGTCACATCGGCGTTCAGTGATATTTGCAGCGCGGCAACAAGAGCATCGTTGAACTGGCGATCTTTGACGCGGAGTTCATGAAGCACGTCATACTTCGTTTCCGATGGAAGATCGCTCTTCTCGACCTCACCAATCAGCTTTTCAACGCCCAACTTTCCTTTGGCCAGATAAGGGGCGATTGTTGCGGGCTTCTCTGCGGAAAACGCCGCAATCGCTTTTTCCACCAGATCGTTGATCGCAGACAACGAGACGCGAAGCGATGACGATGCCCCCTGCGCCCCTGCAAAATCTGCAATACCAGTGAGCGATGTATCTACTCCATCGAAGAAGCTCTCTTCTTTTGTTTTGGCATCAAGCGTCGTGCCGAAACGGTGGTAGTCGCTCATCTGCATTCCCGACAGCGGAACACTTGGCCCTCCATTCTGCGATCGCTGGAATCCAAGTCCCTCTCGCGAGACCTGCACGTATGTCTCTCCCATCATTTGGTCATACGATCCGATGGGAATGCTGACGGTCACAGACGGCTTGCCTTCCTCCCACTTGCCGGTGACGTGATTCGTCACACCGACCGGTCCCCATGTGTGATTCGCATAGTCATACATGCCCTTTTCGGAGACACGGAAGAACGGAACACGAGCATACGTCTTCACCGGCGACCAGGGCAGCAGCCCCTCCTTGATCTGGTCAGGAAACATCTTCGGGTCTCCTGCCGCCTTGAAGACTTCCTGTGCCATCAGGCCAGCCGTTGCATGTTGCCCGTGTCCGTCCGTTGGTCCACCCACAAATACAGAGCAGATGACGAGTGGACGCACGGTGCGCACAACCCGCACAGCCTGTTCGAGAACGCGATCATGCCCCCACTGACCAAGCGCTTCATTCAACGACTTTGAAAAGCCGTAGTCTGCCATCGAAGTGAAGTACTGCGCATCCAGTCCGTAATAGCGGCCTGCCTGCAGCAACTCTTCTGTGCGCACCAGCCCAAGTGCGTCCCAGTAATCCGACGACATGACATTCGCACCGCCCTCGCCGCGATCCAGCGTCAGCAGACTTACCCGCGCTCCGACGCCACGGCTCTCGTACGCCAGCGTACCTCCGTCTTCATCATCAGGATGAGCGACAATCATCAGTACGCTCGCTCGCGTATGCAGGCGCTTCAACGCCTGCCAGACTCCGGCAGTTCCTTCATCGGGAGGGATTGGCCGCGCATCAACTACTGGTTTTACACCTGCGGAATGCAATAACCCGCAGGGCAACAACATGGCTACCAGAGCAACATGAGTCAGTCGTTTCACGAACTCCATGCAGACAACCTTTCTGATACTGTCGGCTGACAAGGTCAGAAGTAGAATTTAGCCGCCATCTGAATCTGGCGCGCATTATTGAGCGTACCGCTTACCTTTCCAAACGTACCGGGCGACGCAACGTTGGCCGAAGGAGCAGCGAGATTTGCGTGGTTGAGTGCATTGAAGAATTCGAATCGGAATTCAAGCTTTCTTACCTCAGTAAACTCAAACTGCTTGAAGAGGCTCAGATCTTCATTGTGTCGCCCAGGTCCGGCATAAGGCCGTGGACGGCAGCTGCCAAATGTTCCGGCAGCTGGTTGCGAGAATGCGGCGGGATTAATGTAGCGACCCGTTGAAGACTGGTTTGTAATCGCCGAACGATCCTTTGTAGCTCCCGCAAAGGCGTCCCCGATGCAATTGGGATAGAAAGCGTGATTGCCTCCAGTTTGCGAAACATCTGGAGCGGTTACATTGAATGGATTGCCGGCTTCCATCGTGACAATCGCATTCAACTGCCAGCCACCAACCAGCTTCGAGGCAACCGTATCATTGTTCATCACTAACCCTCCGCGCCCAATCGGCAGTTTGTACTGCGCGCTGGCCACAAAGCGATGACGTTGATCGAACGGTGAATTGGAATACTCATGTTCGTAGTCATACGCATTCTGCGGCGTCGAGCCGGCCGTCAAATTATCCGCATAGTCCGAAAAATTATGCGCATAGGTATAGCTGAACTGATACGCCAGGCCATTCTTCATCTGCCTGCGCAGGCTCGTCACCAGGCCGTTGTAGTTGGTATTGCCATCGTTCGTCGCCTCCTCAAGGAACGCATGAGCAGAACCGAGATTCAGGTTTGCGTAAGGGAAGAGAACGACTGGCGTCGCACCATTAAATCCGGTGATGATTCCC is a genomic window containing:
- a CDS encoding APC family permease, with the protein product MANQAVQVEHLERGMGLWGALAANLLNMVGVGPFLTIPLAIAAMGGPQAMLGWMLGAVLALCDGMVWAELGSQMPDSGGSYHYLLQAFNPHGAGRLISFLFLWQSLLIGPISIASGAVGFAEYSGVFHSFTHLQLKLVAMALCLLNLGVLYRSIHSIGTLSVIVMVAVVGTCGWIIVSGATHFHPSLAFDFPPAAFHPSHAFWLGLGSAVLIAIYDYGGYNNVCLIGGEIKDPRRNIPRAVLLSIVVVGVLYMAMNIAVLGVLPWRSAQHSTAIVADFMYAIHGSWAARAVSILILIASWGSAYAILLGYSRIPYAAAADGRFPKIFARVHPRGHFPTTSLIYMGIGSAVMCVFSLSDLISALIVIQTLLQSIAQCIAVLLLRRRSGAATDVFRMPFYPLPAIIALVGWVYIVATSQIKHIAAGIALAVTGIAFYLIQANREREWPFRQA
- a CDS encoding PIG-L family deacetylase; its protein translation is MKRLTHVALVAMLLPCGLLHSAGVKPVVDARPIPPDEGTAGVWQALKRLHTRASVLMIVAHPDDEDGGTLAYESRGVGARVSLLTLDRGEGGANVMSSDYWDALGLVRTEELLQAGRYYGLDAQYFTSMADYGFSKSLNEALGQWGHDRVLEQAVRVVRTVRPLVICSVFVGGPTDGHGQHATAGLMAQEVFKAAGDPKMFPDQIKEGLLPWSPVKTYARVPFFRVSEKGMYDYANHTWGPVGVTNHVTGKWEEGKPSVTVSIPIGSYDQMMGETYVQVSREGLGFQRSQNGGPSVPLSGMQMSDYHRFGTTLDAKTKEESFFDGVDTSLTGIADFAGAQGASSSLRVSLSAINDLVEKAIAAFSAEKPATIAPYLAKGKLGVEKLIGEVEKSDLPSETKYDVLHELRVKDRQFNDALVAALQISLNADVTQAGKDDPMMAMFRGAATTFQMATPGLSFPVKIHLYQSAVPSLAVKSLKVVGTSGKDWNVTGGVSTPSQAKAGEAIETIYSVKVPEDEPFTRPYFTRDGLQNAFYEIAPGAPRNKPLSPYPLQAEAQLDYEGATINLASVVQVVSRVNGPGLLRYPMPVGPALAVSLSPSAGVVPLGSKATTITVRVHNNVKGAANPSVRLDVPSGWSVEPKTIPIHFAQEGEEQSVSFAVSPNVTEGAKYTVTAVASLDGKDYREGYITTGYLGLRPYFLYSPAQYAAIGTDVKMAQDEHIAYIEGSGDDVPAALEQIGVHVSYLSAQDLAGGDLQKYDAIVLGVRAYAVRPDLIANNARLLQYVEKGGVVIVQYNTPEYDHNYGPYPYAMTGDPEEVTDEKSVVKILDPRNPVFNWPNKITEKDFDGWIEERGSKFLQSWDSHYSPLLETHDAGQPEQKGGLVYARYGKGVYIYNAYAFYRELPLGVPGAFRLFANMLSLPKNPEIH